Proteins encoded by one window of Lutibacter sp. A64:
- the thrA gene encoding bifunctional aspartate kinase/homoserine dehydrogenase I, with protein MKQLQHITLSNFISEKGYRSEQLQLSYEVFGKELYSAPIILINHALTGNSNVAGKGGWWTDLVGENKVIDTNQYTILSFNIPGNGYDGFVIENYKDFEARDIANIFLLGLEKLKIQGLFALIGGSLGGGIAWEMAVISPKITEHLILIATDWKATDWLIANCQIQEQFLVNSSNPVHDARMHAMLCYRTPESFKKRFQRSKNEALAIFNVESWLLHHGKKLQERFQLSAYRLMNQLLKTIDVTKGRDAHVLDSIKANIHIIGVDSDLFFTAEENKETHKQLALTNPNVTYNEINSVHGHDAFLMEYKQLGKIIEPIFNISSKHNKMKIVKFGGKSLANGLGLESTLAIIKNKIDNNENIAVVVSARGKTTDHLESILEKAKNSLPYVEEFEQLKNYQLEADNTVDLSAEFQLLEEIFKGVNLLGDYSVKVKDQVLAQGELISAKLVANLLNKNGVKANFVDTRLLIKTNNQFGKAQPFENTSEENVIEFFRNQPDDITQIITGFIGSNLQGETTTLGRNGSNYTASLIANFLNAQEFQNYTHVDGIYTANPDLVENAKKIEKLSYQEANEMANFGANILHAKTIIPLIEKNIPLRILNTFNANNEGTLIGKETERGGIKSLSVEQNVALVNLIGRGLLGKVGVDGRIFGALGRENISVSIISQGSSERGIGFIVDAKNGYRAKKVLEEEFKTEFQSKDVSQVYVTENVSVISIIGQSLYSFNQPYSALIKNHITPILINNTVTGENVCLVVKQTDLKKAVNVIHGEIFGVSKNVNIAIFGKGLVGGTLINQILKSKDNIIKRKNINLNIFAVANSSKVLLNKNGVSTDWEKDLEKSDVENSIQNILEYAEKFHLENLIAIDNTASSEFVKHYIELVEDGFDLISSNKIANTLDYTFYKELREKLSKNKKTYLYETNVGAGLPLIDTIKLLHDSGENITGIRGVFSGSLSYLFNNYSAQDRPFSVVLKEAIENGYTEPDPREDLCGNDVGRKLLILARELDLQNEFTDVKIENLIPEDLREGSASEFLGKLDEMDAYYQDIKDSQKEGHVLRYIGDLSGNLQEDKGILEVKLISVPANSALGQIQGADAIFEVFTESYGEKPIVIQGAGAGAAVTARGVFGDVLRLAEKN; from the coding sequence ATGAAGCAATTGCAACATATAACTCTTTCCAATTTTATTTCTGAAAAAGGATATAGAAGTGAACAACTTCAACTTTCTTATGAAGTTTTTGGAAAAGAATTGTATTCTGCTCCTATTATTTTAATAAACCATGCTCTAACAGGAAATTCTAATGTAGCTGGAAAAGGTGGCTGGTGGACAGATTTAGTTGGAGAAAATAAGGTGATAGATACCAATCAATACACTATTTTATCGTTTAATATTCCTGGAAATGGGTACGATGGTTTTGTAATTGAAAACTATAAAGATTTTGAGGCGAGAGATATAGCAAACATATTTTTATTAGGGCTTGAAAAATTAAAAATACAAGGTCTATTTGCATTAATTGGAGGTTCTTTAGGTGGTGGAATTGCTTGGGAAATGGCAGTTATAAGTCCAAAAATTACCGAACATTTAATATTAATTGCTACCGATTGGAAAGCTACCGATTGGTTAATTGCAAACTGTCAAATTCAAGAACAGTTTCTTGTAAATTCTAGCAATCCAGTACATGATGCACGTATGCATGCAATGCTGTGTTACAGAACGCCAGAATCTTTTAAAAAGCGTTTTCAACGTTCTAAAAATGAAGCATTGGCCATTTTTAATGTAGAGAGTTGGTTGTTGCACCACGGCAAGAAATTACAAGAACGCTTTCAATTATCTGCTTATAGATTAATGAATCAATTGCTTAAAACTATTGATGTTACCAAAGGAAGAGATGCACATGTTTTAGATTCAATTAAAGCAAATATTCATATTATAGGAGTAGATTCAGATTTGTTTTTTACGGCTGAAGAAAATAAAGAAACACATAAACAATTAGCATTAACAAACCCGAATGTTACTTATAACGAAATTAATTCGGTACACGGACACGATGCTTTTTTAATGGAATATAAACAATTAGGGAAAATTATAGAACCAATTTTTAACATAAGTTCTAAACATAATAAGATGAAAATAGTAAAATTTGGAGGGAAGTCTTTAGCAAATGGTTTAGGTTTAGAAAGTACCTTAGCTATTATTAAAAATAAAATTGACAACAACGAAAATATAGCAGTAGTAGTTTCTGCACGTGGTAAAACTACAGATCATTTAGAGTCTATTTTAGAAAAAGCTAAAAATAGTTTGCCTTATGTAGAAGAATTTGAACAGTTGAAAAATTATCAGTTAGAGGCTGATAATACAGTAGATTTATCTGCAGAATTTCAATTGTTAGAAGAAATTTTTAAAGGCGTTAATTTACTTGGAGATTACAGTGTAAAAGTTAAAGATCAAGTACTTGCTCAAGGTGAATTAATTTCAGCTAAATTGGTTGCAAATTTATTGAATAAAAATGGTGTAAAAGCCAATTTTGTAGATACTCGTTTGTTAATTAAAACAAATAATCAGTTTGGAAAAGCACAACCTTTTGAAAATACTTCAGAAGAAAATGTTATTGAGTTTTTTAGAAATCAACCAGATGATATTACTCAAATTATTACAGGTTTTATTGGTTCAAATTTACAAGGAGAAACAACAACTTTAGGAAGAAATGGTAGTAATTACACAGCTTCTTTAATTGCTAATTTTTTAAATGCACAAGAGTTTCAAAACTATACACATGTTGATGGAATTTATACAGCAAATCCAGACTTGGTTGAAAACGCAAAAAAAATTGAAAAATTAAGCTATCAAGAAGCCAATGAAATGGCAAATTTTGGAGCTAATATTTTACATGCAAAAACTATTATTCCTTTAATTGAGAAAAATATTCCTTTACGAATTTTAAACACCTTTAATGCTAATAATGAAGGAACTTTAATAGGTAAAGAAACAGAACGTGGAGGTATAAAATCGCTTTCAGTTGAACAAAATGTTGCTTTGGTAAACTTAATAGGTAGAGGATTATTGGGTAAAGTTGGTGTAGATGGTAGAATTTTTGGAGCTTTAGGTAGAGAAAATATAAGTGTAAGTATTATTTCTCAAGGATCATCAGAACGAGGAATTGGTTTTATTGTAGATGCTAAAAATGGCTATAGAGCTAAAAAAGTACTAGAAGAAGAATTTAAAACAGAATTTCAAAGTAAAGATGTAAGTCAGGTTTATGTTACAGAAAATGTTTCGGTAATTTCTATTATAGGTCAAAGTTTATATTCTTTTAATCAGCCATATAGCGCGTTAATTAAAAACCATATAACACCTATACTAATTAACAATACGGTTACTGGAGAAAATGTATGTTTGGTTGTAAAACAAACAGATTTAAAAAAGGCTGTTAATGTTATTCATGGAGAGATTTTTGGAGTTTCAAAAAATGTAAACATTGCTATTTTTGGGAAAGGTTTAGTTGGAGGAACGCTTATAAATCAAATTTTAAAGAGCAAAGACAATATTATTAAAAGAAAAAACATCAACTTAAATATTTTTGCTGTAGCAAATTCATCAAAAGTTTTATTGAATAAAAATGGGGTTTCTACAGATTGGGAAAAAGACTTAGAAAAAAGTGACGTAGAAAACAGTATTCAAAATATTTTAGAATATGCAGAAAAATTTCATTTAGAAAATTTAATTGCAATTGATAATACCGCTAGTAGCGAGTTTGTTAAACATTATATAGAATTAGTTGAAGACGGTTTCGATTTAATTTCTTCAAATAAAATTGCAAATACATTAGATTATACTTTTTATAAAGAATTAAGAGAAAAACTAAGTAAAAATAAAAAAACATATTTATACGAAACTAATGTTGGTGCTGGATTACCATTAATAGATACTATAAAATTATTACATGATTCTGGTGAAAATATAACAGGAATAAGAGGTGTGTTTTCGGGATCGTTAAGTTATTTATTTAACAATTATTCAGCACAAGATCGTCCGTTTAGTGTAGTTTTAAAAGAAGCTATAGAAAACGGATATACAGAACCAGATCCACGTGAAGATTTATGTGGAAACGATGTAGGTAGAAAATTATTGATATTAGCACGTGAATTAGATTTACAAAATGAATTTACAGATGTTAAGATTGAAAATTTAATTCCTGAAGATTTACGTGAAGGTTCCGCATCAGAATTTTTAGGTAAACTTGATGAGATGGATGCATATTATCAGGATATTAAAGACAGTCAAAAAGAAGGTCATGTTTTAAGATATATTGGAGATTTATCTGGTAATTTACAAGAAGATAAAGGAATTTTAGAAGTAAAATTAATTTCTGTACCTGCAAATAGCGCTTTAGGTCAAATACAAGGAGCCGATGCCATTTTTGAAGTATTTACAGAATCTTATGGAGAAAAACCTATTGTAATTCAAGGAGCTGGAGCAGGAGCGGCAGTGACAGCACGTGGAGTTTTTGGTGATGTTTTAAGACTAGCAGAGAAAAATTAA
- a CDS encoding trans-sulfuration enzyme family protein, producing the protein MSKKKFETAAIRTQLERSQFQEHSTPMYVTSSFVFEDAEDMRASFSEEKDRNIYSRFSNPNTTEFVEKVVTMEAAEDGYAFATGMAAIYSTFAALLSSGDHIVSARSVFGSTHTLFTKYFPKWNIETSYFDINNPNEIESLITPSTKILYAESPTNPGVDIIDLEILGKIAKKHNLILIIDNCFATPYIQQPIKFGADLVVHSATKLMDGQGRVLGGVVVGKSELVREIYLFSRNTGPAMSPFNAWTLSKSLETLAVRVDRHCENALKIAKTLESNANILKVKYPFLTSHPQYKIAKKQMKLGGNIIAVEVKGGIEAGRKFLNAIKMCSLSANLGDTRTIVTHPASTTHSKLSEQERLAAGITPGLVRISVGLENVNDILEDIEQALNT; encoded by the coding sequence ATGAGTAAAAAAAAATTTGAAACAGCAGCAATTAGAACTCAATTAGAACGTTCACAATTTCAGGAACATTCTACACCAATGTATGTAACTTCTAGTTTTGTTTTTGAAGACGCAGAAGATATGAGAGCTTCTTTTAGTGAAGAAAAAGATAGAAATATTTATTCACGTTTTAGCAATCCAAACACTACGGAATTTGTTGAGAAAGTTGTTACAATGGAAGCTGCTGAAGATGGTTATGCTTTTGCAACTGGAATGGCTGCTATATATTCTACGTTTGCAGCTTTATTAAGTAGTGGTGATCATATAGTTTCTGCGCGTTCGGTTTTTGGTTCTACACATACTTTATTTACTAAGTATTTTCCAAAATGGAATATAGAAACGTCATACTTTGATATTAACAATCCTAATGAAATTGAAAGTTTAATAACGCCTTCAACTAAAATTTTATATGCTGAATCTCCAACAAACCCAGGCGTCGATATTATTGATTTAGAAATATTAGGAAAAATTGCAAAAAAACACAATCTAATATTAATTATAGATAATTGTTTTGCAACACCATATATTCAACAACCAATTAAATTTGGTGCAGATTTAGTAGTACATTCTGCTACTAAATTAATGGACGGGCAAGGAAGAGTTTTAGGAGGCGTTGTTGTTGGTAAGTCTGAATTGGTTCGAGAAATTTACTTATTTTCACGTAATACGGGTCCTGCAATGTCTCCATTTAACGCTTGGACTTTAAGTAAAAGTTTAGAAACTTTGGCTGTAAGAGTTGATAGACATTGCGAAAATGCACTTAAAATTGCTAAAACTTTAGAAAGTAATGCAAATATTTTAAAAGTTAAATATCCATTTTTAACATCGCATCCTCAATATAAAATTGCCAAAAAGCAAATGAAATTAGGAGGAAATATTATTGCTGTTGAAGTAAAAGGAGGTATAGAAGCAGGAAGAAAATTTTTAAATGCTATTAAAATGTGTTCACTTTCGGCAAATTTAGGAGATACTAGAACTATAGTTACACACCCTGCATCTACAACACATAGCAAACTTAGTGAACAAGAACGTTTAGCAGCTGGAATTACACCCGGTTTAGTGCGTATTTCAGTTGGTTTAGAAAATGTGAATGACATTCTAGAGGATATTGAACAGGCATTAAATACTTAA
- a CDS encoding DUF2061 domain-containing protein — protein MILDQLFILNKTPKAKSKTKSKDSEKPLRSVVKSISWRIVGTLDTVLISWLVTGHIALALSIGSIELITKMVLYFFHERIWNKIKWGK, from the coding sequence ATGATACTAGATCAATTATTTATTTTAAACAAAACGCCTAAAGCTAAAAGCAAAACAAAATCGAAAGATTCTGAAAAACCTTTACGCAGTGTTGTAAAATCAATTAGCTGGAGGATTGTTGGAACTTTAGATACGGTATTAATTTCTTGGTTAGTTACCGGACATATAGCGCTGGCTTTATCAATTGGTTCTATAGAATTAATTACAAAAATGGTATTGTACTTTTTTCATGAAAGAATTTGGAATAAAATAAAATGGGGAAAATAA
- a CDS encoding phosphoadenosine phosphosulfate reductase domain-containing protein has translation MKQFNIEQINEDLKDKSPAEIITWALSVAKNPVLTTNFRPYEVVILHACTQVEPELKIIWCDTGYNTPQTYKHANELIHALELNVHLYVPKQTAAYRDSIIGIPQIDDPQHKIFTEQVKLEPFTRAMQEHKPDVWFTNLRKGQTAFRDSINVVSLSKDGILKVSPFYNYSDAQLDAYLEEYELPNEFKYFDPTKVLENRECGLHS, from the coding sequence ATGAAACAGTTTAATATTGAACAAATAAATGAAGATTTAAAAGATAAATCTCCAGCAGAAATTATTACTTGGGCATTGTCAGTTGCTAAAAACCCAGTGTTAACAACAAACTTTAGACCGTATGAAGTTGTTATTTTACACGCTTGTACGCAAGTTGAACCAGAATTAAAAATTATTTGGTGTGATACAGGTTATAACACACCACAAACATATAAGCATGCAAATGAACTGATACATGCGCTAGAGTTAAATGTACATTTATATGTGCCAAAACAAACAGCTGCGTATAGAGATTCAATTATTGGAATCCCTCAAATTGATGATCCACAACATAAAATTTTTACTGAACAAGTAAAACTAGAGCCGTTTACTAGAGCAATGCAAGAGCATAAACCAGATGTTTGGTTTACAAATTTAAGAAAAGGTCAAACTGCTTTTAGAGATAGCATTAATGTAGTTTCATTAAGTAAAGATGGTATTTTAAAAGTGAGTCCTTTTTATAATTATTCAGATGCGCAATTAGATGCATATCTAGAAGAATATGAATTGCCAAATGAGTTTAAATATTTCGACCCTACAAAAGTATTAGAAAATAGAGAATGTGGTTTACATTCGTAA